A DNA window from Hevea brasiliensis isolate MT/VB/25A 57/8 chromosome 2, ASM3005281v1, whole genome shotgun sequence contains the following coding sequences:
- the LOC110640559 gene encoding inorganic pyrophosphatase TTM1, with translation MAQDTSPGVDSPRRRSGLLRDQVQLVKKKDTDRYEIAPIEDTLSFEKGFFIVIRACQLLSQKNDGIILVGVAGPSGAGKTVFTEKMLNFMPSLAVITMDNYNDSSRIIDGNFDDPRLTDYDSLLDNIHGLKAGNAVQVPIYDFKTSSRIGYRTVEVPSSRIVIIEGIYALSERLRPLLDLRVSITGGVHFDLVKRVLRDIQRAGQEPEEIIHQISETVYPMYKAFIEPDLQTAHIKIINKFNPFTGFQSPTYILKSTRSVTVEQIKAVISEEYTETKEETYDIYLLPPGEDPEACQSYLRMRNRDGKYNLMFEEWVTDSPFIISPRITFEVSVRLLGGLMALGYTIATILKRSSHVFSDNRVCVKTDWLEQLNRQYVQVQGRDRLYVKYVAEQLGLDGSYVPRTYIEQIQLEKLVNDVMALPDDLKTKLSIDDDLVSSPKEALSRASADRRNKYLSRSVSLSYANQRDKNLSKLTRLAVNNRRFDGRTPESPATLANQGVITQLSEQIATLNERMDEFTSRIEDLNSKFTIRKVSASQQNLAMQAEACNGSGPTSVFVAGLGNGALTGSLLPTSSSSSQLARESPLMEEIQQIGRGQRQIMHQLDNLSNLLHEYWARQERTDRINRAVDVDSITLPLIVTLAVGGLGVFLFRGLTSQK, from the exons ATGGCTCAAGATACTTCTCCTGGTGTTGATTCACCTAGGCGGCGTTCTGGTCTGCTAAGAGATCAGGTGCAGCTGGTTAAAAAGAAGGACACTGATCGATATGAGATTGCACCAATTGAAGATACATTGTCATTTGAAAAAGGTTTCTTCATAGTAATCCGTGCGTGCCAGTTGTTGTCACAGAAGAATGATGGAATAATATTGGTAGGAGTAGCAGGTCCATCTGGAGCTGGAAAGACTGTGTTCACTGAGAAGATGCTCAACTTTATGCCCAGCCTTGCTGTCATTACAATGGACAATTACAATGATTCTAGTAGGATCATTGATGGCAActttgatg ACCCACGTTTGACGGATTATGACAGTCTTCTCGATAATATACATGGTTTGAAAGCAGGGAATGCTGTTCAGGTTCCAATATACGACTTCAAGACTAGCTCTCGCATAGGTTACAG GACAGTTGAAGTCCCTAGCTCCCGCATTGTGATTATTGAAGGCATCTATGCATTAAGTGAGAGACTGCGACCATTGCTAGATCTACGTGTATCTATAACAGGTGGAGTTCACTTTGATCTGGTCAAACGTGTTTTACGGGACATTCAACGTGCTGGACAAGAACCTGAAGAAATAATTCACCAAATCTCTGAAACG GTTTATCCCATGTACAAGGCTTTTATTGAGCCAGATCTCCAAACAGcacatattaaaataattaacaagTTTAATCCTTTCACTGGATTTCAGAGCCCTACTTATATTCTAAAG TCAACCAGATCAGTTACAGTTGAACAAATCAAGGCTGTGATTTCTGAAGAGTACACTGAAACAAAAGAAGAAACTTATGACATATATCTTCTGCCACCTGGTGAAGACCCTGAAGCATGTCAATCATATCTAAGGATGAGGAATAGGGATGGAAAATACAATCTCATGTTCGAG GAATGGGTTACGGACAGTCCATTCATAATCTCACCTAGAATAACTTTTGAAGTTAGCGTGCGCCTTTTGGGAGGGCTAATGGCTTTGGGGTACACAATTGCAACCATCCTGAAAAGAAGCAGCCACGTCTTCAGTGACAACAGGGTGTGTGTGAAAACTGACTGGTTAGAACAACTTAATCGCCAGTATGTTCAG GTGCAAGGTAGAGATCGTCTGTATGTTAAGTATGTGGCAGAGCAACTAGGCTTGGATGGTTCATATGTTCCTCGTACTTACATAGAACAGATTCAGCTGGAGAAGCTTGTCAATGACGTTATG GCACTACCAGATGATTTGAAGACAAAGCTCAGCATAGATGATGATTTGGTTTCTAGCCCCAAAGAAGCCCTTTCTCGGGCTTCTGCGGATAGGAGAAATAAGTATCTGAGCCG TAGTGTGTCACTCTCATATGCAAATCAACGGGACAAGAATCTGTCCAAGTTGACAAGACTTGCTGTTAATAATAGAAGGTTTGACGGAAGAACTCCAGAGTCACCAGCCACACTTGCAAACCAG GGTGTTATTACTCAACTCTCTGAACAGATTGCCACACTGAATGAGAGGATGGATGAGTTCACATCTCGGATTGAGGATCTGAATTCCAAGTTCACTATCAGGAAAGTTTCAGCTAGCCAACAAAACTTGGCAATGCAGGCAGAAGCCTGCAATGGCTCTGGACCCACTTCTGTTTTTGTTGCTGGTTTGGGTAATGGTGCATTAACTGGATCACTGCTACCAACTTCCTCATCCTCATCACAATTAGCTAGGGAGTCACCACTGATGGAAGAG ATTCAACAAATTGGAAGAGGACAACGCCAGATCATGCACCAGTTAGACAATCTGAGCAATCTGCTTCATGAGTACTGGGCTCGCCAAGAGAGAACAGATAGGATAAACAGAGCTGTAGATGTTGACTCCATTACCTTGCCTCTCATTGTAACTTTAGCAGTTGGTGGCTTAGGTGTGTTCTTATTTAGAGGTCTGACATCCCAAAAATGA